The following are encoded in a window of Manihot esculenta cultivar AM560-2 chromosome 8, M.esculenta_v8, whole genome shotgun sequence genomic DNA:
- the LOC110620527 gene encoding receptor like protein 27: MSVCNRLQMKIPFFLWLLLLPLSKLLFGIHASLASGVCLSGQQSLLIQLHRSLVFNRLISTKLVGWNFSADCCEWAGVICDGGGLGRVTGLNLSNESISGGLENSNALFSLQYLQNLDLSVNNFNTSIPESFASLPSLVSLNLSNTGFVGQIPVAISRMTTLATLDLSSGFCFFGHGSLKLENPDLPTLVQNLTRLTDLHLDCVNISSHGNEWCQALSSSLPNLQVLSLSNCFLSGPFDSSLEKLLSLSVIRLNGNNLSAPVPQFFANFSNLTTLSLSGCNLQEKFPPEVLQGSTLEILDLSYNPELWGYLPDGLQNASSLRILVLSNTNFSGSLPDSIGTLGNLSRIELAACNFSGLIPMSMAKLTELVYLDFSSNSFTGPIPSFSRSKQLVYVDFSHNQLSGEILSTHFEGLWNLLYIDFRFNSLSGSIPPSLFAIPSLQKIQLSFNQFTGQLPEFSGASSSSLDTLDLSSNKLEGPIPISIFDIKRLNVLLLSSNKFNGTIQLDRIQKLCNLTSIDLSYNNLTVESASNSTSSSFPQISTLRLASCKLRVFPDLSNQSFLTTLDLSDNQITGVIPRWIWKVGNGSLLYLNLSHNLLEDLEQPHYAPNLLVLDLHYNRLKGQIPTFPPFSTYVDYSSNNFTSVIPDNFGTNLSVAIFFSLSNNSLTGVIPESICNATSLQVLDLSDNGLNGRIPSCLIERSKNLGVLNLRRNNFRGNIPDNFPANCNLKTLDVSRNLLEGKVPQSLIKCTTLEVLNLGNNKFKDTFPCLLMNISSLRVLVLRQNTFHGDITCQQTNVTWTRLQIIDIASNNFSGRLPNTILSSWKAMMGDGNGISDHLKVTVARLSELYYQDSITVISKGLEMNLVKILTIFTSIDVSHNKFEGLIPENLGQLNSLIVLNLSHNALVGQIPSALGNISHLESLDLSDNKLTGEIPQQLADLTFLSVLNLSYNKLVGKIPTSTQLQSFSASSFANNKGLCGPPLTKTCTNISTVSDFPPIHGAEIKWNYLSIELGYIFGLGIVVLPLMLWKRWRICYYKHIDGIIVKMFPKLGDRTRNQRKRC, translated from the coding sequence ATGAGTGTTTGTAATCGTCTCCAAATGAAAATTCCTTTCTTTTTGTGGCTTTTGTTGCTGCCTCTGTCAAAATTGCTCTTTGGCATCCATGCATCTTTGGCTTCTGGCGTATGCTTAAGCGGTCAACAATCTTTGTTAATCCAATTACACAGGAGCCTCGTTTTCAATCGCCTTATTTCCACAAAGCTGGTGGGATGGAATTTCAGTGCAGATTGCTGTGAGTGGGCTGGTGTAATCTGTGATGGTGGCGGTCTGGGTCGTGTTACTGGCCTCAATTTAAGCAACGAATCAATCTCCGGCGGACTTGAGAATTCAAATGCACTCTTCAGCCTTCAGTATCTCCAGAATCTAGATTTGTCTGTCAACAACTTCAACACGAGTATACCAGAGAGTTTTGCCAGCCTTCCAAGTTTGGTTTCTCTGAATTTGTCCAACACAGGTTTTGTGGGTCAAATTCCAGTAGCGATTTCTCGCATGACAACGTTGGCCACACTTGATTTGTCTTCTGGCTTTTGTTTCTTTGGACATGGTTCGCTGAAGCTTGAGAACCCAGATCTACCAACGCTAGTTCAGAATCTCACCAGGCTGACAGACCTCCATCTTGACTGTGTAAACATATCCTCACATGGGAATGAGTGGTGCCAGGCTTTATCATCTTCGCTGCCTAATCTGCAAGTGTTGAGCTTGTCCAACTGTTTTCTTTCAGGCCCTTTTGATTCTTCCCTCGAAAAGCTTTTGTCACTGTCAGTAATTCGTTTGAACGGTAACAATTTATCTGCCCCAGTTCCACAATTCTTCGCAAATTTCTCAAATTTGACGACTTTGAGTCTCAGCGGCTGCAATTTGCAAGAAAAATTTCCTCCAGAGGTATTACAGGGATCAACACTTGAGATTCTCGACTTATCATACAACCCAGAACTGTGGGGATACTTACCAGATGGTTTGCAGAATGCATCTTCTCTCAGGATCTTGGTGCTCAGCAACACAAATTTCTCAGGGAGCCTACCGGATTCCATCGGCACACTTGGGAATTTGTCCAGAATAGAGCTTGCAGCTTGCAATTTCAGTGGATTAATTCCAATGTCAATGGCCAAGCTCACTGAACTCGTCTATTTAGACTTCTCATCTAACTCGTTCACTGGCCCAATCCCATCATTTAGCAGGTCCAAGCAACTCGTGTATGTAGACTTCTCTCACAATCAATTGTCCGGTGAGATTCTGTCCACTCACTTCGAAGGCCTTTGGAATCTTCTCTATATCGACTTTAGGTTTAATTCACTTAGTGGGAGCATTCCTCCATCTCTATTCGCAATCCCATCACTGCAAAAGATTCAGCTTTCCTTCAACCAATTTACGGGTCAACTTCCTGAATTCTCAGGTGCGTCATCTTCTTCTTTGGATACCCTGGATTTGAGCAGCAATAAACTAGAAGGTCCTATTCCCATTTCAATATTTGACATCAAAAGACTCAATGTCCTTCTACTTTCATCCAACAAATTCAATGGCACCATACAACTAGACAGGATTCAGAAGCTTTGTAATCTCACCAGCATTGATCTTTCATACAACAATTTGACGGTGGAAAGTGCCAGCAATTCCACCTCGTCTTCCTTTCCCCAGATCAGCACATTAAGATTGGCTTCTTGCAAGCTGCGTGTGTTTCCTGATCTGAGCAACCAATCATTTTTAACAACGTTAGACCTGTCAGACAACCAAATCACTGGAGTAATTCCTCGTTGGATTTGGAAAGTTGGTAATGGGTCTCTCCTCTATCTGAATCTTTCACATAATCTCTTGGAGGATTTGGAACAACCTCACTATGCTCCCAATCTTCTTGTTCTGGACCTACATTACAACCGGCTCAAAGGGCAGATTCCAACTTTTCCGCCATTTTCTACTTATGTGGATTACTCGAGCAATAACTTTACTTCTGTCATACCAGACAACTTTGGAACTAACCTCTCAGTGGCTATTTTTTTCTCCCTTTCAAACAACAGCCTCACAGGCGTTATACCAGAGTCGATATGCAATGCTACTAGTCTTCAAGTTCTTGACTTGTCCGACAATGGCTTGAATGGTAGAATCCCATCCTGTCTAATTGAGAGGAGTAAGAATCTTGGGGTTCTGAATTTAAGGAGAAACAATTTCAGGGGCAATATTCCTGACAATTTTCCGGCAAATTGCAATTTGAAAACTCTAGATGTGAGTAGAAATCTATTGGAAGGGAAGGTACCACAATCGCTGATCAAATGCACCACGTTAGAGGTTTTAAATCTCGGAAACAATAAATTCAAGGATACTTTCCCTTGCCTTTTGATGAACATATCCAGTTTACGTGTCCTTGTTCTGAGACAGAACACATTTCATGGGGACATAACATGTCAGCAGACAAATGTTACATGGACAAGGCTTCAGATTATTGACATAGCTTCCAACAATTTTAGTGGTAGACTACCAAATACCATCTTATCTAGTTGGAAGGCAATGATGGGAGATGGAAATGGAATCTCTGATCACCTGAAAGTCACAGTAGCAAGGCTTAGTGAACTGTATTATCAAGATTCAATAACAGTTATCAGCAAAGGCCTTGAGATGAATTTGGTGAAGATCCTAACAATCTTCACATCCATTGATGTCTCTCACAACAAATTTGAAGGGCTAATACCAGAAAATTTAGGGCAGTTAAATTCACTTATTGTGCTCAACTTGTCGCACAATGCCCTTGTTGGCCAAATCCCATCAGCTCTAGGCAACATCTCACATCTGGAATCCTTAGACCTTTCAGATAACAAACTTACTGGAGAAATTCCTCAGCAGCTTGCAGACTTAACATTTCTTTCAGTCCTGAACCTCTCATACAACAAGCTAGTCGGAAAGATTCCAACAAGTACTCAACTCCAATCATTTTCAGCATCTTCCTTCGCAAATAATAAAGGATTATGCGGACCTCCATTGACAAAAACATGTACAAATATCAGTACCGTGTCTGATTTTCCGCCGATACATGGAGCAGAGATCAAATGGAATTACTTGAGTATTGAACTAGGATACATCTTCGGCTTAGGAATTGTTGTTCTGCCTCTGATGTTGTGGAAGCGCTGGAGAATATGTTATTACAAACACATTGATGGGATTATTGTCAAGATGTTCCCCAAGCTAGGTGACAGAACAAGGAACCAGAGGAAGAGATGCTAA